TCCGCTGCGTGCGCAGGGTTCCGGGCTTTGCGAAAAAGATCTGAGCGTCACGCTCTTCGCGCAAGGCGGCACCCCGCACTGCTCGGCGGCGCCACGACATGCACGGCGGCACCCCGCACTGCTCGGTCGCGTTGTGAGTGAATCACTCACAACGTCGCCACGAAGTGAGTGGTTTTTCTCGTCAAACGAGCCGTGCAGCGATACCAGCGAATAGAATATGTGCAGGTCAGAGGCTTATTGAAGGAATTCTCGAAGTGAGTGATCCACTCACTTCAGCTCTACAAAGTGAGTGGATCACTCACTTCGCAAAGAGGGTCGGCCGTCTGACCTCTGGCTACTGGAACATGATCGGGATCTCCCGCTCAGGAAGTGTTCCCGCAAGACCACGCCTGCGCCACTCCCGGGGTGACATGCCGTGGTAGCTCTTAAAGGCGCGTGAGAAGTGCAGCTGGTTGGCATAGCCTACGGCCCTACCTACCTGTGCGATCGGTAGGGACGTGAGCTTGAGTAACTCCGCCGCCTGGCTCATGCGGCATTCCATCAAAAGCTGCTGGGGCGAGCGACCTACCACCTTCTTGAAGAGCGAACCCAGATAGCTTCGACTGAGGCCGACGCCTGCGGCAACCTCCTCTATCGTGATGCCGTCCTGATAGCCCTCCTCGATGAGGCGGATCGCTTCCCGGACATAGCGATCCTCGAGCCTCTCCTCTCCACTGGCAGTCGGTCTTTCCATCGATCTCATGAATGAGTCAAAGAAGAGGCAGACATGACCCATGACGCTCAGAGGACTCTCATCTCTGTGGTCCACAATGTAGAGCATCTCCTGCATCATGCGGTCTCGCTGCTCTTGGGAGGTGGGCCGGTAGCGGGGGTTGTCCTCGCTAAGTCCCAGCGCCTCAAGCCGCTCGCGCATTCGGGGGCCATCAAACTCGATCCAGATGTACTGCCACGGGAACGACCAGTCCGCCTGGTAGGTGTTCACCTGCTCGGGAAAGATCATGAAGCCCTCTCCCGCCCCCAGCTCGATGCAACTGACCTTTGTGTCTCGCCTCGTGTAGTCGAGTCGCCCCTTACCCAGGATAACGTAGTGAAAGAGGTAGTGACTGCGCCTGGCAGGACCAAACGCATATCCTGGCCCACAGACCTCACGCCCGTACTGGTAGGGTGTGATGTCAATGAACCCACCACCCTTGAATACCGAAGAGACGAGATCGGCCATCTAGCTCCCATGCGTTGGATCGAGCATTTATCCATATTTATATAGCAATATGCCATTCAAGTCGTCCTCCACACTATGTACATTTTACTCAACAGGCCACTGCGTGGGGATGAAAGGGGAGAGACGATGGCGGGTCTTACGCTGGAACACATTGGCAAGAGGTATCCCAACGGCTATGAGGCGGTGAAGGACTTCAACCTTGACATCGCCGACAAGGAGTTTGTCATCTTCGTTGGTCCCTCGGGCTGCGGTAAGTCCACGACGCTGCGCATGGTTGCGGGTCTCGAGACCATTAGCTCAGGCACACTCAGGATCGATGGTGCGACCATGAACGACGTAGAGCCCAAGGATCGCGACATTGCGATGGTCTTTCAGAACTATGCGCTCTACCCGCACATGAGCGTGTATGACAACATGGCGTTCGCGCTCAAGATGCAGAGGGCTCCCAAAGACGAGATCGACAGGAAGGTACGCGAGGCGGCCAAGATACTTGACCTCGACCTGCTCCTTACGAGAAAGCCTCGTGCGCTCTCGGGAGGCCAGCGTCAGCGCGTCGCCATGGGCCGCGCCATCGTGCGCAACCCAAAGGTATTCCTCATGGACGAGCCGCTCTCGAACTTGGACGCCAAGCTTCGCGTCCAGATGCGCGCCGAGATCTCCAAGCTCCACGATCGCTTGGGTGCGACGATCATCTATGTCACGCACGACCAGACCGAGGCGATGACGCTCGGTACGCGCATCGTTGTCATGAAGGACGGCGAGATACAACAGGTTGACACCCCACGGCGCCTCTACGAGCGGCCCTGCAACCTCTTTGTGGCTGGCTTCATCGGATCCCCGCAGATGAACTTCATAGACGCCAGGGTGAGCATGGAGCCCAGAGGCGCCTGCCTTTCCTTTGGTAGGCACGCAGTGCTGCTCGATGGCAAGAAGGCCAAGGCGGTCGAGCCCTACGACGGCAAGGTGGTCGAGCTTGGCGTGCGTCCCGAGGATGTGCATGAGCTTGGTGCTCCTGCGGAGGGCAAGCGCCTGAGCGAGCCCTTTGATGCCAAGGTGGATGTATATGAGCTGCTCGGGTCGGTGGTCATGCTCCACTGTGACTCAGACGGCTCCTCGATTTCTGCCAGCGTGTCCCCTGAAACGACCGCTCGCACGGGCTCGAAGATCCAGCTCGCCTTCGACCTGGACAAGGTTCATCTATTCGACAAGGACAGCGAGCAGGCCATAGCTCACTGATGCAGAAGGGAGTGAGGGCATGAGTATGACACGAACCAAGCGGAGTATGGCGCACACGTTGCCAGGCCTCCCGTGTTCCCGCCGATCATTTCTTGGCTTGTCCGCGAGCGTCGTTGCGGCGATGGGGTGTGGTCTTTCTGGCTGCGGCAGGCCAACTGACGCGCACGGAGTCTCTCAGATAGAGGTCGTCACGTACAAGCCCGAGGCGGTCAAGATATTTGACGCCTTGGAGGAGCGCTTCAATTCCTCTCACGATGATATCAAGGTGAGCATCAGCTGTCCCAATGATGCGACAACGGTCCTCAAGACCCGCTTCATTCGAGGGAACTATCCCGACATCATCGCGATCGGTGGGGACATCACTTACTCGGACTTCGTGGAGGCAGGTGTGCTTCGGGACCTCTCTGACTACCCGAGGTTTAAGGAGGTGAAGCAGTCGTACACTGACATCTTGGAGACCTTGGAGTACGTGCCCACAAGGGGTAGCTTCGGCGTTCCCTACATGTCGAACGCGGCCGGCATTCTCTATAACCGCGCGATGTTCAAGGAGCGAGGGTGGGACGTCCCCGGGAGCTGGAGCGCGCTCATGGCGCTCTGCGAGCAGATCAGGGGCGAGGGGGTCCTGCCGTTCTACCTAGGCCTCAAGGACACCTGGACCTGCCTCGCACCGTGGAACGCCTTGGCGGTCGAGCTCGCGCCCACTGACCTCTACCAGCAGGTGAACGAGGGAAGGGCACGCTTCTCTGAGTACTACCGCGACCCTGCGGAGAAGCTCCTGAAGATCGTCAGCTACGCGCAGGAGGGTCCGGTCGCCTATGGTTACAACAATGCCTGCACCGCATTCGCGAAGGGCGAGTCGGCGATGTACCCCATCGGATCCTACGCGATCCCACAGATTCTCTCGGTGAATCCCGATCTTGACATAGACTCGTTCGTGATGCCGGGCTCTGACGACCCCAGCCAGCTCGTCCTCAACTCTGGCGTTGACCTGCAGCTCTGCGTTACGACCGCCTGCGAGGACGTCGAGGGCGCCTACAAGGTCCTCGACTTTCTCACCGATGCCCCAAACATCCAGACGTACATAGACGACCAGATCGCCGTACCCTGCCTCAATGGAGACTTCAGACTCTCGGGTATGCTCGACGGTATGAGGGGCTACATCGATGGGGCACGGGTCGCAGATTACCAAGACCATCACTATCCCAGCGAAATGTCGGTCGACGCGATGATCCAGGCCTTCGTCATCGACGGCGACGTGGACGCCTTCCTCTCGAAGTTTGATACCGACTGGAAGCGCTATAACCGAGACGTCATCCGCAAGGTTCAAGAATACGAGCAGACCCACGGAAAGGGAGGTGCTGACCAATGAGCGACACGACAGGAAAGCTCAAGGGGGCCAGTGACAGGAGAAGGATGTTTCTGCTGGTCTTGATCCCCGTGCTCATCCTCTTCTTCACCTTCAACACGCTGCCCCTCATCAAGGGCCTCATCTACAGCTTCACGAATTACAAGGGCTATGGGTCCTTTGACTGGGTGGGACTCAGGAACTACGCCGACCTCTTCTCAGATTTGCGCGTGGGCAACTCCTACCTCTTCACCTTCAAGTTGGCGATCGTCGCAACCATCGTCACGAACGTGATCAGTCTCATGATGGCTCTCGCGCTCAGCAGCAGGATCCGCTTCAAGAGTGCGCTGCGCGGACTCTACTTCATCCCCAACATCCTAGGCGCCCTCGTTGTCGGCTACATCTTCAACTACTTCTTCACCTACATCGTCCCCGTGCTTACCAACACGACGAGCCTGCTCGCAAGCAAGGAGTGGGCCTGGACGGCAATCGTGGTGGTGTGCGCCTGGCAGTCCATCGCGATGACGACGCTCATCTACATCTCGGGTCTACAGACGGTGCCCGAGGACGTCTACGAGGCCGGCTCGCTCGATGGGGCCACGGGATGGAGGAGATTTCGCCACCTCACCTTCCCGCTCATCCTTCCCTTCTTCACGATCAATCTCGTGCTCTCTATGAAGAACTTCCTGATGGTGTTCGACCAGATCGTCTCCCTGACGAGCGGAGGTCCCGCGCAGAGTACCGAGTCCATCTCGTACCTCATCTACAAGAACGGCATGAGCGGTGGGCAGTTTGGCTTCCAGAGCGCAAATGCGGTCATCTTCTTCATCGTGATCGTCACGATATCGGTCCTGCAGATGCGCTTCCTTACTAACAGAGAGGAGCAACTGTGATGTCTGTCAAGACAACGAAGACTCACGAGCGCTACAACTGGCCTGTCACCATCTTGCTCATCATCGGCCTTATTACGGTGCTCTTTCCGCTCTACCTGACAATCGTCATAGCCTTCAAGCAGCCGAGCGAGATGTCCAACACCCTTGAGAGCATACTCTGCCTGCCTAGGACCTGGGACTTCTCGAACTTCGCCGAGGCCATCGAGGTCACCGACTTCTGGAATTCCCTTGGGGCGAGTGTCCTTGTCACCGCTGCCACGATGGGGCTCGCCATCATCGTCCACTCGCTTGCAGGGTACGTGATCGGGCGTGCCATGCAGTCGCACAAGGGCTTCAAGCTTTCCTACTACTACATCGTGAGCGGTATGTTCGTGCCCTTCGCCATCCTGATGATGCCTCTCATCAAGCAGACGGCCGAGATGCACCTCGACAACATTGTGGGTGTCATCCTGCTCTACACCGTGTTCTACATGCCTATGAATGTGCTCTTGTACACGGGGTACCTCAAGAACATTCCGGTTGCCCTCGAGGAGGCCGCGCGCGTGGACGGGGCCTCCACCTGGACCACGTACTGGAGGATCATCTTTCCGCTTATGATGCCCATGCACGCGACGGTGGCGGTCCTCACGGCACTGGGTACCTGGAACGACGTCATGACCCCGCTCGTCATCATGTCCGGCTCGGGCATCAATACCCTGCCCTTGGCCCAGCTTACCTTCCAGACGCAGTTTGGCACCAACTACAACCTCGCCTTCGCGTCCTACCTGCTGGCACTTCTCCCGATGCTGGTCTTCTATCTGTTCGCACAGAAGCAGATCATCAACGGCGTGGTGAGCGGTGCGGTCAAGTGATGGGCGTCAAGGTGGCGCCTGGTCCTCTTGGCGCCGCCTTGACGTGTGGTTTGAGGCGGTTGTCCCAGGCACCGCCCAGTAAGAGATGGAGCAAGGCGAATGCCTATCCTGTATGACGAGAAGAGCAACACCCTTACGATCGTGACCGATCACACGAGCTACCAGATGCAGGTGGATGCCAAGGGCTACCTCCTACACCTGTACTATGGCACGAGGAGCGCGGGGTGCATGGATTACCTGCTCACCTATGCCGATCGCGGTGGCTCGGCAAACCCTCCCGCCGCCCTGGGCGACAGGACCTACTCGCTCGATGCGTTGCCGCAGGAGTTTCCCTTCCAAGGTGCCGGTGACTGCAGGAGTCCGCTTCTGCGCGTGAGGGACGCGAGCGGTGCCTTTGGCTGTGACTTGCGCTTCTCGTCGTTTCGGATACGAGACGGGAAGTACTCGCTCCCAGGGTTGCCTGCAGCCTACGACGAGGAGGGTGACGGCGCCCAGACCCTCTCCGTGATCCTTCAGGATCCGCGCCTCGGCCTTGAGGTCGAGCTGCTCTATGGCGTGCTTCCCAGGCTTGACGTCATCTGTCGATCGGCCATCGTGAGAAACGAGGGGAAAGGGGCGCTTCTCGTGGACAAGCTCGAGAGCGCCTGCCTCGACTTCGTGCACGGCGAGCTCGACCTCATCTGCTTCTATGGTCGTCATGCCATGGAGCGCATCCCCTCGCGGCAGCGCGTGGAGCCGGGCTCTCGACTCATCGGGAGTCGGCGCGGCATCTCGTCACACCAGTATAACCCCCTGCTCGTGCTCGCCGATCGGATGACGGACGAGAGGGCGGGACGCTGCTGGTCCTTGCAGCTCGTCTACAGTGGCGCCTTCAAGGCTGAGGTCGAGCGGGACCAGTATGACCAGATCCGTGCGCAGATGGGCCTTGGTGAGGAGGCCTTCAGTTACCCCTTGGACCCAGGTGAGTCCATCGTTGCCCCTGAGGTCATCATGAGCTTCTCGGCCGAGGGGCTCGCTCGCCTGTCACAGCAGCTCCATGAGGTCATCCGCACCCGCGTGTGCAGGGGATATTGGCGTGACCGCGAGCGACCCGTGCTCCTCAACAGCTGGGAGGCCTTCTACATGGACTTCACGGGTGAGGACATCGTGGGCATGGCACGCCAGGCTGCCGATCTGGGGATAGACCTGCTCGTCCTCGATGACGGGTGGTTCTCTGATAGAAACGACGACACCAAGGCGCTCGGTGACTGGTGGGTGAACGAGGAGAAGCTCGGTTGTGACCTCGGTGAGCTCATCAGGCGTGTGAACGATCTCGGTGTGAGCTTTGGCATCTGGATGGAACCCGAGATGGTGAGCGAGAAGAGCGAGCTCTTTCGTGCGCACCCCGATTGGGCGCTTGCCATCCCGGGCAAGCACCCGGTCCTCGGTCGAGACCAGCTCGTGCTTGACCTCTCTCGTACCGAGGTCGTTGATGCCCTGTTCGAGCAGATATGCAGCCTTCTTGACCAGGGTAACATCGAATACCTGAAATGGGATTACAACCGCAGCATCATCGACGTGTACTCTCACGGAGCCCGTGACCAGGGAGCCGTGCCCTATCGGTACATGTTGGGCCTCTATGGGCTGCTGGAGCGCGTCATCGCCCGCTACCCCACGCTGCTCATAGAAGGCTGCGCGGGCGGTGGCGGTCGCTTTGACGCGGGCATGCTGTACTACACCCCCCAGATCTGGTGCAGCGACAACACCGACGCGGTCGATCGCCTCACTATCCAGTACGGCAGCTCGTTTGGCTACCCCAGCTCCGCCGTCGGGGCGCACGTATCCGCCTGTCCCAACCACATGAATGGGCGTGTCACTCCACTGGCCACGAGAGCCTGCGTCGCCATGGCCGGTACCTTCGGCTATGAATTGGATCCGAAGCGGCTCTCAAAGAAGGAGTTGGATACGATTCGTGGGCAGGTGCAAGACTTCAGAAAGCTGTCTCATCTGGTGCGCGAGGGCCGCTACTGGCGCCTAGGGGATCCGCAGCGTGACGCTGTCGTGGGCTGGGAGTACGTCTCGGCCGATGGAGACGAGGCGCTTGTATGCGCGGTTGTGCTGAGGGTCGAGGCCAACGAGGGCATGCGCTACCTGGTGCCCTGTGGCCTTACCCCAGGTGCGACGTATGTCGAGCGAGCAAGCGGGCGGTATTACCCGGCAGACGCCCTCATGGACATGGGGATGCCACTGTCAGGGGCCAGAAGCCTGTATGATAGTGTACAGGTCCATTTGTTGCGTTGTGATGGCGTCGCTGACATAAAAGAGGGAACGAGGAGGTAAGGCCCATGAGTACCTACAAACCGACGTCAAGCTTCTCACGCAGCTGGTTCTCGAGCCCCGAGGAGGCGGTGGGCGCCTTGGTGAGCTATGGGGTCGACAAGGAGCTTGTCGTCGAAGATGACAGGATCTTCGTGACGAACGCCCTGCTGGACGTCCTGCAGCTTGAGCCTGGGCCTGACTTCGACCCCCTGCGGCCCGTCTGGTACGGCGCCCTGGAGGACATCCTTGCCTATCTGCTCGATGACGCGGTCTCACGTGGGGTCTGCGAGGATGGTACTGCAAGTCGTGACCTCTTTGACACGCGGATCATGGGTTGCATCACGCCGCCACCAAGCATGGTGAGGTACCTGTTCGAGAAGTACCGTCTATTTTTTGGCACAAAAGCCACAGACTTCCTCTACAAGCTCGCGCAGGACTCAGACTACATCAGAACCTACCGCGTGCGCAAGAATCGCACGTGGGCGAGCGACACGCGCTATGGCAAGCTCGACATCACGATAAACCTCTCCAAGCCCGAGAAGGACCCGCGTGCCATTGCCGCAGCTCGCACGAAGAGCGGGGACTCATATCCCCCCTGCATGCTCTGTCGCGAGAACGAGGGCTATGCGGGTCGTCTGGACTATCCTGCCCGTCAGACCCTTCGCCTCGTGCCCGTTAGGCTTGCGTGGGAGCAGTGGTTCCTTCAGTACTCGCCCTACGCGTACTACCCGGAGCACTGCATCGTGCTCTCGAAGCGTCACGTGCCGATGAGCATCACGTCAAAGACCTTCATCCGGCTGCTCGACTTCGTCAGGACCTTTCCACACTACATCATCGGCTCCAATGCCGATCTGCCCATCGTGGGTGGGTCCATCCTTGCACACGATCACTTTCAGGGAGGGCGCTACCAGTTCGCGATGGCGCGGGCAAAGGTTAAAAGGCACATCGAGTTCCCCGACTTCACGGACGTGCGTGCGGCCATCATTGACTGGCCGCTCTCGGTTATTCGCCTGAGCAGCAAGCGGCAGTCTAGCCTGGAGGTCCTTGGCAACCGGATATTCGAGGCCTGGCGTGCCTACAGCGACGAGTCCGTGGGCGTGCTCGCCGCGTCTGGAGGCGAGCCGCACAACACCGTCACGCCCATAGCCCGCAGGCGCAGTAACCGCGAGTTCGAGCTTGACATCGTGCTGCGCAACAACCGCACGAGCCAGGAGCATCCGCTCGGCATCTTTCACCCGCACGCGGAGCTGCACCACATCAAGCGTGAGAACATAGGCCTCATAGAGGTGATGGGGTTGGCGGTGCTGCCTGCGCGCCTGCTCGACGAGATGGAGCGACTGCAGGAGGCCATCCGTGCGGGCGAGGACATGGAGGGCATTCCCGAGCTTGCGAGCCATGTGCCTTGGGCACACGAGATACTGGATCGCCACCCGGAGCTTGTGCCCGGTGTGGACACTGAGGTCGTGAGGCAGGTGATCCAAGACGAGATCGGTCAGGTCTTCGCTCGTGTCTTGGAGGACTGTGGCGTCTTCAAGGACGATGCGGCGGGAAATGCCGCCTTCGTACGCTTCGTGAGGAGTATGGGTGGAAGGGAGCTGACATGAGGGGCGTGAGTCTTGGGGGCTTGGAGCGCGTCTACGGCGATGACGCTGTGCGGGCGCAGGCGCGCTATGAGGCGCTTGCCAGGGGCTTTGTGGAACACTTCGGGGAGGCTGGCGCGGTCTCGTACTTCTCGGCCCCCGGTCGCAGCGAGATCATCGGCAACCACACCGACCACAACGGTGGGAAGATTCTGGCTGCGAGCATCACGATGGACAGCATCTGCGTCGCAGCGCCGACTAAGGGCTCGCTCGTGCGCATCGTGAGCGAGGGCTACGGAGAGCCGATTGTCGTGGACCTCGCGAGGCTGGACGCAATAGGTCCAGGCGCGGGTTCGACCCCGCTTGTCGCCGGTCTCATGGTCGCGCTGCGCGAGCGGGGCTGCCGACTTGGCGGCTTTGACGCGTACGTCTCGTCAGAGGTCATTCCCTCTGCGGGGGTGAGTTCCTCGGCATCGTTCGAGATGCTCGTTGGCGCGCTCGTGAGCGGGCTCTTCAACGGCGGCTCCCTTGATATTGCCACCATCGCGCGGGCGGGCCAGTTTGCCGAGAACCGCTACTGGAACAAGGCCTCCGGCCTCATGGACCAGATGGCCTGTGGGATGGGGGGCACGATACTGCTTGACTTCTCCTCGGGCGTGAGCTGCCGGAAGCTGGACTTCTCCTTTGATGACGTGGGCTGTGGCCTGGTGATCGTGAACACGGGTAGGGGCCACGCCGACCTCTCGGCGGAGTACTCGGCGATACCTGGCGAGATGCGTCTTGTGGCAGCGGCCCTTGGTGTAGACCTGCTCTGCCAGACCAGCGAGGAGCGTCTGCTCGCAGAGCTGCCCCGCATCCGGGACGAGCTGGGCTGCGATCGCGCCCTTTTGCGGGCCCTGCACTTCTTCGAAGAATGCGACCGTGTGGACGAGGCGGCCCGGGCGCTCGACGCAAAGGATGGACGCCGGGTGCTGGACCTCATTCGCGCCTCGGGCAACTCGTCATGGAAGTGGCTGCAGAACACCGTGGTGCCCGGCTCCTCAAAGGAACAGCCCATACCGCTAGCCCTTGCCCTCACGGAGACCTACCTCTCTCGCATTGGGGCAGGCGTCTGTCGCATCCATGGTGGCGGCTTCGCGGGCGTGCTCATGTGCGTCCTTCCCACGGAGGAGGTCACAGGCTACGTGGAGTTCATCTCTCGCTATGTCGGGCGGGGCAACGCGTACCCCTTGGGCATCCGTCAGGCAGGTGCGACGCAGGTCAGCTAGCCTTCGTTAACGCAGGGCTCCGACTTGCTGCGCAGGGCTCAAGGCGGGTGCGTGCGCCAAAGACAGTGCCAAGGACGCCGCCGGAGCGAGCCTCAACGTGTGGGTTTCGTAACGTCGATGAGCTGGGAGCCGTAGACGTTGAGGATCCTCGTGCCGCTGGGGTGGATGAGCTTACGCTCTATGCGCCCATAACTCATGTGTACGTGCCCGTGCAGTAGGTAGGAGGGCCTGTACTTGTCCATGAGCTCGTTGAAGGCCTCGAAGCCTCGGTGGGGAAGGTCATCGAGGTCCCCGTAGCCGCGTGCCGGCGCGTGCGTCACGAGGATGTCGAGGCCTCGGGCAAGCTGTCGGCGTAGGACGAACCTTCGCACACGCCTTCTCATCTGTGACTCGGTGTACATGTAGGTGCCGGTGCGGTAGCGCATGGAGCCGCCTGCCCCAAAGATGCGCAGTCCCTTGCCCTCCCAGAGCCTGCCATCGATGTTGATGCAGCCCTCGGGAGGTGCGCTCACGTAGGCCTCATCGTGGTTGCCGGGCACGTACAGAAGCGGCACACGCGCCATCGTGGCGACAAACTCAAGGTAGCGTGCGGATAAATCGCCGCAGGAGATGATCAGGTCGGCCTCGTCCAGGCGGTGGCGGTCCAGATGATCATAGAGCCAGGGCTCCTCGACGTCGGCTATTGCAAGTATTCTCATGCGGCCGTCCCATCCACGCCTGTTTTGCTCATGTTGCCCCCGTAGGCTTTCGGCGCGGCACGGCTTCAAGGGGTGCGTCAATGATGCCGCTCACGCGGACGATGGCCTTGCCGTCGTCTGTGAGCTCGTCGTAGGTAGGCAGACGTCCCTCGACGTTTGCGCAGAGCCAGCGCATACCCGCGATCTCTGTGTTGGCGAGGCAGGCGCCGTCTTTTCCCACGAGGCCTTCCTGGGTGCGTATGGGCCCCTCGAAGGGGCTGGTCACGTGCTCCACGATGGCCCTGCGAAGGAGTAGGGCCAGGCGGCGCGAGCCCGCCGGTAGCTTGTCTGCGAGCCGTATGTCCACCGCGCCCGAGTCCATGCCCCACCAGTAGTTGAGTGCCTGGTGGCGAACGGAGCCCCCCCGTTCCCAGAGGTCATCGATGAGGTAGCGGCTGACGAGCTCAAAGCAGCGGCCCCAGCCCCAGAGCGGATAGGCAAGCTGGCAGGTACCCTCGGCATCCTCGACCCACACGCCAAATGAGCGCAGAGCGCCACGTGGGTCGTAGTAGTCCTGACCCGAGATCACCCGAGCGCCCTCGGCGAGCATCTCCTTATGCCAGTCATGGCCCTTCAGGGACGACCACCGCAGGTGCACGCGGGCCTTTGGGTCAACCATCTGGGCTCCCAGCGCGAAGGCATTCACCTCCGAGAGGGTGCCGTAGAGGGGGTGGTTCGCCAGGTAGCCTATGTGATGGTTCTCTGCTACGCTTGCAGCGATGGCACCAAGGATGAACTTGGGTTCGTACATCTTCGAGTAGAGCGTTCGCACGCGTGCGCTCGTGAGGTTGATGGAGCAGTTTAGGAACTCCATCTGCGGGTGCGCCACGGCGGCGGCGAGCGTCATGCCCATCTGGCGTGGGGATGTGGTGATCACGAGGTCATCCTCGTCCAGCTCGGCGGCGGCTATGGCGGCGTCAAAACGCTCTTGGTTGCCCCGATCGTAGAAGGGCAGGGTCTCGACGTCGTCCCCCATCTGCTCTTCCAGATACCTGCGGCCATCGTCGTGGGAGCGCGTCCAGCCTGATGTCTCGGGATTTCCCTCAAAGAGGAAGGCGATGCGCAGGGGCCGCGCCTGCCTCGTGCGCTCCTGGTAGTTGCGCACGAGGCCCGTGATCACGCGCGTCGCCGCAGAGGTCTCCCTTTGCGGCTCCTCGACGAAGGTGACCTCAGATTCGCCCAGGCTCACGTCAAGCTCGCTCCAGATGGACG
The DNA window shown above is from Olsenella sp. oral taxon 807 and carries:
- a CDS encoding galactokinase family protein, with product MRGVSLGGLERVYGDDAVRAQARYEALARGFVEHFGEAGAVSYFSAPGRSEIIGNHTDHNGGKILAASITMDSICVAAPTKGSLVRIVSEGYGEPIVVDLARLDAIGPGAGSTPLVAGLMVALRERGCRLGGFDAYVSSEVIPSAGVSSSASFEMLVGALVSGLFNGGSLDIATIARAGQFAENRYWNKASGLMDQMACGMGGTILLDFSSGVSCRKLDFSFDDVGCGLVIVNTGRGHADLSAEYSAIPGEMRLVAAALGVDLLCQTSEERLLAELPRIRDELGCDRALLRALHFFEECDRVDEAARALDAKDGRRVLDLIRASGNSSWKWLQNTVVPGSSKEQPIPLALALTETYLSRIGAGVCRIHGGGFAGVLMCVLPTEEVTGYVEFISRYVGRGNAYPLGIRQAGATQVS
- a CDS encoding metallophosphoesterase; protein product: MRILAIADVEEPWLYDHLDRHRLDEADLIISCGDLSARYLEFVATMARVPLLYVPGNHDEAYVSAPPEGCINIDGRLWEGKGLRIFGAGGSMRYRTGTYMYTESQMRRRVRRFVLRRQLARGLDILVTHAPARGYGDLDDLPHRGFEAFNELMDKYRPSYLLHGHVHMSYGRIERKLIHPSGTRILNVYGSQLIDVTKPTR
- a CDS encoding BMP family ABC transporter substrate-binding protein — encoded protein: MSEHYRKARALGRRQVRDDIARGIYPYLPALDAMVDDIATLHELPIGLMEIRCELIMGTRTRGRQSIFSRSFMPLADSNSEFAEKWSALFQSQLDEGIRDPIKVYEYLQRFYVLEGNKRCSVLKFLHMPTIQAEVTRILPHRSDDLESRLYFEFLDFWRVCPLYGLFFSRPGSYGLLAQLLGRDLAHPWPEDEVRALRTFLGIFTEVAQSMTDDGQSFAVGDALLVYLKLFGASAVRELSPKRVEERLSSIWSELDVSLGESEVTFVEEPQRETSAATRVITGLVRNYQERTRQARPLRIAFLFEGNPETSGWTRSHDDGRRYLEEQMGDDVETLPFYDRGNQERFDAAIAAAELDEDDLVITTSPRQMGMTLAAAVAHPQMEFLNCSINLTSARVRTLYSKMYEPKFILGAIAASVAENHHIGYLANHPLYGTLSEVNAFALGAQMVDPKARVHLRWSSLKGHDWHKEMLAEGARVISGQDYYDPRGALRSFGVWVEDAEGTCQLAYPLWGWGRCFELVSRYLIDDLWERGGSVRHQALNYWWGMDSGAVDIRLADKLPAGSRRLALLLRRAIVEHVTSPFEGPIRTQEGLVGKDGACLANTEIAGMRWLCANVEGRLPTYDELTDDGKAIVRVSGIIDAPLEAVPRRKPTGAT